From Mytilus trossulus isolate FHL-02 unplaced genomic scaffold, PNRI_Mtr1.1.1.hap1 h1tg000103l__unscaffolded, whole genome shotgun sequence, one genomic window encodes:
- the LOC134699943 gene encoding uncharacterized protein LOC134699943 → MMEGANTDDEGFTDGDSPEDVPMENVPDTAEDDVLNDKSASVYYTVQNTTEGTNYSKQEVEQMMKIDSYQRKIDTCHLCGECWYDTKCSAACRECEGFPMTRPCPVCNGQCNETWTRNVKLSHSYHEAHWEGTCKLPPEMQQAFMIRKFMDSSEETLTESMQDLSTT, encoded by the exons ATGATGGAGGGTGCCAATACAGACGATGAAGGTTTTACAGATGGAGACAGTCCTGAGGATGTTCCTATGGAAAATGTTCCTGATACTGCAGAGG atgatgTATTAAATGACAAAAGTGCTTCAGTATACTATACAGTACAGAATACTACTGAAGGAACAAATTATAGCAAACAGGAAGTGGAACAAATGATGAAAATTGACTCCTACCAGAGGAAGATAGATACTTGTCATTT atGTGGGGAGTGTTGGTATGACACTAAATGTTCTGCAGCGTGTAGAGAATGTGAAGGCTTTCCTATGACTAGACCTTGTCCTGTATGTAATGGACAGTGCAATGAAACATGGACCAGAAATGTTAAATTA TCTCACTCATATCACGAGGCTCACTGGGAGGGAACATGTAAACTCCCCCCAGAGATGCAGCAGGCATTTATGATACGTAAATTTATGGACTCATCAGAAGAGACACTAACAGAAAGCATGCAAGATTTGTCAACTACATGa